From the Thermococcus sp. genome, one window contains:
- a CDS encoding DUF2391 family protein, with protein sequence MGEIRERLEEIGLELERLRKAEESKSLPDRLGWDDIAQEIIGAVTFALPFLFTGEVWDVAKDISIERSLIIFLLTLLLAYLFLAKSRIGNIKREEVFHVPKRLLTVASISYAVSAFLIYLYGINSIANFTGEQFVNATVIISTFAVIGAITVDMVK encoded by the coding sequence ATGGGAGAGATCCGGGAGAGGCTTGAGGAGATAGGCCTCGAACTCGAACGCCTGCGGAAGGCCGAGGAAAGTAAATCGCTCCCCGACAGACTTGGCTGGGACGACATCGCCCAGGAGATAATCGGCGCGGTGACCTTTGCCCTTCCGTTCCTCTTCACCGGCGAGGTCTGGGACGTGGCCAAGGACATCTCCATCGAGCGCTCCCTCATAATATTCCTCCTCACCCTCCTGCTCGCCTACCTGTTCCTCGCCAAATCACGTATAGGGAACATAAAGCGCGAGGAGGTGTTCCACGTCCCCAAGAGGCTTCTGACGGTGGCTTCAATATCCTACGCCGTCTCGGCGTTTCTCATATACCTCTACGGTATAAACTCCATAGCGAACTTCACAGGGGAGCAGTTCGTTAACGCCACCGTCATAATAAGCACCTTCGCCGTTATAGGGGCGATAACCGTTGACATGGTGAAGTGA
- a CDS encoding nicotinamidase, which produces MPEEALIVVDMQRDFMPGGALPVPEGDRIIPRCNEYIREFRRRGALIVATRDWHPPNHMSFKERGGPWPRHCVQNTPGAEFVVELPRDAVIISKATEPDREAYSGFEGTNLAEILKKNGVKRVYICGVATEYCVKATALDAVKHGFEVYLLRDAVKGIKPEDEERALEEMKRAGVRIL; this is translated from the coding sequence ATGCCCGAGGAGGCACTCATAGTTGTTGACATGCAGAGGGATTTCATGCCGGGAGGGGCACTTCCAGTTCCCGAGGGAGACAGGATAATCCCCAGATGCAACGAGTACATCCGCGAGTTCCGGAGGAGGGGAGCGTTGATAGTCGCGACGAGGGACTGGCATCCCCCTAACCACATGAGCTTCAAGGAGCGCGGGGGGCCGTGGCCGAGGCACTGCGTCCAGAACACTCCCGGGGCGGAGTTCGTCGTCGAACTGCCGAGGGATGCCGTGATAATCTCCAAGGCAACCGAGCCGGATAGGGAGGCTTACTCGGGCTTCGAAGGGACGAACCTCGCAGAAATACTGAAGAAGAACGGTGTGAAGAGGGTCTACATCTGCGGGGTTGCCACCGAGTACTGCGTGAAGGCCACAGCCTTAGATGCCGTAAAGCACGGCTTTGAGGTCTACCTCCTTCGCGATGCGGTGAAGGGCATCAAACCGGAGGACGAGGAGAGGGCCCTTGAGGAGATGAAGAGGGCCGGAGTGAGAATTCTGTGA
- a CDS encoding asparaginase, whose amino-acid sequence MRILIIGTGGTIASARTEKGYKAKLSVDEILSLAGIEKTDGVKIDTEDVLNLDSTLIQPEDWVTIGKAVFRAFGEYDGIVITHGTDTLAYTSSALSFMLGNVPVPVVLTGSMLPITEPGSDAPRNIKTALTFAVKGFPGIYVAFMDKIMLGTRVSKVHSLGLNAFQSINYPDVAYVKGDDVIVRHRPALPSGEPSFDPRIEPNVTYLRLTPGLSPEVFLTVAGRSEGIVLEGYGAGGIPYRGRNLLGAVSKVAGEKPVVMTTQALYGGVDLTRYEVGRRALEAGVIPAGDMTKEATLTKLMYALGHTKSVEKVREIMGKNLACEIST is encoded by the coding sequence TTGAGGATTCTCATCATTGGGACCGGGGGAACAATAGCCAGCGCGAGAACCGAGAAAGGTTACAAAGCCAAACTGAGCGTCGACGAGATACTGAGCCTTGCCGGCATTGAAAAGACCGATGGAGTTAAAATAGACACGGAGGACGTTCTGAACCTTGACAGCACGCTCATTCAGCCCGAGGACTGGGTTACCATCGGAAAGGCCGTCTTCAGGGCCTTCGGGGAGTACGACGGCATCGTGATAACCCACGGAACCGACACCCTCGCCTACACCTCCTCCGCGCTGAGCTTCATGCTGGGGAACGTTCCAGTCCCGGTGGTTCTGACGGGCTCTATGCTTCCCATAACCGAGCCCGGGAGCGACGCCCCTAGAAACATCAAAACCGCGCTCACCTTCGCGGTTAAAGGTTTCCCCGGAATCTACGTGGCATTCATGGACAAGATAATGCTCGGGACGAGGGTTTCCAAGGTTCACTCCCTCGGCCTGAACGCCTTCCAGAGCATCAACTACCCGGACGTTGCCTACGTAAAGGGGGATGACGTTATCGTGAGGCACAGGCCGGCCCTACCATCGGGAGAGCCCTCCTTCGACCCCAGAATAGAGCCCAATGTTACCTACCTCCGCCTAACGCCGGGCCTCTCGCCGGAGGTCTTCCTGACGGTTGCCGGAAGGAGTGAAGGGATTGTGCTTGAGGGCTATGGTGCGGGAGGAATTCCCTACAGGGGCAGAAACCTCCTCGGGGCCGTTTCCAAGGTTGCAGGAGAAAAGCCCGTGGTCATGACGACGCAGGCGCTGTACGGTGGCGTTGACCTGACCCGCTACGAAGTCGGCAGGAGAGCCCTTGAAGCCGGCGTAATCCCCGCTGGAGACATGACGAAGGAGGCAACGCTCACAAAGCTCATGTACGCTCTGGGACACACGAAGAGCGTTGAGAAGGTTAGGGAAATAATGGGGAAGAACCTCGCCTGCGAGATTTCAACCTGA
- a CDS encoding PEGA domain-containing protein gives MNIRRIVLTIILLHIISFGYVSGVSPKDEVTVTGYAVNNKTPALVMEQNGNYGLLIFLFDNTNTWSLIQLDDDMNLIPLRVYRASEPKGYTIYPSSIIPYDEGFLIAGAIDSGNIHSNFHGGFWVAYLNKKGDILWERAYLTRSTSSISKVLVDKFTGKILLVGSGSFYSGSDGFIGIFNPETRKLERLVAIGGLYADGIDAVLVLKNSYIVVGSSWSLGDTQGKVFILKFTKDLSILNSIAYTLLDGGTPVRSADWWTINASYSNNTIKLFGEFLVKKYSPVRTTLQKSGLWWMTIDKNLNPIYYSFKEAIVNSSPIELGYSGVLTLYHLPVANESLIVSGIYKNYERFFVGWIHNSSIDGYFVNVNRSPVTYYPSTIPPFTSVFSMDNSLVLLLTATRYSDTNFKIYNPLLAIRIPYTKLHNPSELSKSFLYGGNFSIQLRNTGFRIKAGRYIAPYNIKLLNVEMHPGNISIVPVDSALNLVELRNPKPMVEVEIIRGKNSQFPKDASIYVDNTKINVSSVTTLYLLPGTHNVTVTRPGFISHTEKIHLQAFVSYGFHVDVLASFLRLSVSPKNATIKIICPISYRPTYKFTFNLTPETRGIILPTSYHCLVTAIKDGYVPQSKKIWTFGAINLTFNLRPEPATLVISSNPSARVLINGKMYNITPLTVTLNPGNYSVVLSREGYQNYSMNITLDPGETRKLDITLTPVTPSTTSSMNTSSSVTHDKTSSAPAQNMGTQPLNEKRNICGPAFIGILALLVLMVGKRET, from the coding sequence ATGAATATTAGACGGATAGTTCTAACCATTATTTTACTTCACATCATATCTTTTGGTTATGTCTCAGGAGTCAGCCCTAAAGACGAAGTGACAGTTACAGGATACGCTGTTAACAATAAGACACCAGCCCTAGTGATGGAACAGAATGGGAATTATGGCTTGCTTATCTTCCTCTTTGACAATACAAACACTTGGTCCCTTATCCAGTTGGACGATGATATGAATCTCATTCCCCTTCGGGTATACCGTGCTTCTGAGCCAAAAGGCTATACAATCTATCCTTCCTCAATCATCCCTTATGATGAAGGGTTTTTAATTGCAGGTGCCATAGATTCTGGAAACATTCATTCAAATTTTCACGGAGGGTTCTGGGTAGCTTATCTCAACAAAAAAGGGGATATTCTATGGGAGAGGGCTTACTTAACCCGTTCTACATCGTCTATCTCAAAGGTGCTCGTTGATAAATTCACGGGGAAAATTTTGCTGGTAGGTAGTGGATCCTTTTACTCTGGTAGTGATGGATTCATTGGGATTTTCAACCCAGAAACCCGAAAGCTTGAGAGGCTCGTTGCTATTGGTGGTCTTTACGCCGATGGAATTGATGCCGTTCTGGTTCTCAAGAACTCGTACATTGTAGTGGGAAGTTCTTGGAGTCTAGGCGATACTCAGGGGAAAGTCTTCATTTTGAAGTTCACAAAGGATCTTAGCATTCTGAACTCGATTGCATACACTCTCCTTGATGGCGGCACTCCCGTAAGGTCAGCTGACTGGTGGACAATTAATGCAAGCTACTCTAACAATACGATTAAGCTCTTTGGAGAGTTCCTCGTTAAAAAGTACAGCCCCGTGAGGACTACCCTTCAGAAAAGCGGATTATGGTGGATGACCATTGATAAGAACCTTAACCCCATTTATTATTCATTTAAGGAAGCTATCGTTAACTCCAGCCCCATTGAGCTTGGTTATTCCGGTGTCCTCACCCTGTATCATTTACCGGTTGCCAACGAATCTCTGATAGTGTCTGGGATCTACAAGAACTATGAGAGATTTTTTGTAGGGTGGATTCACAATAGCTCTATAGACGGCTATTTTGTTAACGTTAACCGCTCTCCCGTAACTTACTATCCCTCAACCATTCCCCCATTCACCTCTGTTTTCAGCATGGACAATTCCCTAGTTCTCTTATTAACTGCTACACGATACTCAGATACGAACTTCAAGATATACAATCCCCTTCTAGCCATCAGGATTCCCTACACCAAGCTCCATAACCCTTCAGAACTGAGCAAGAGCTTCCTCTATGGAGGAAACTTTTCGATACAGCTACGGAATACGGGTTTCAGGATTAAGGCAGGCAGATATATTGCCCCTTATAACATAAAACTTCTCAACGTTGAGATGCATCCCGGAAATATCAGCATTGTTCCTGTTGATTCTGCCTTGAACCTTGTTGAACTCAGAAATCCAAAACCAATGGTTGAGGTAGAAATAATCCGGGGAAAAAATTCACAATTTCCAAAAGATGCGTCAATTTACGTAGACAACACTAAAATTAACGTTAGCTCAGTGACTACTCTATACCTCCTTCCCGGAACACACAATGTTACTGTAACCCGTCCCGGTTTCATATCCCACACGGAGAAGATTCACTTACAGGCGTTTGTTAGTTATGGTTTTCATGTCGATGTTCTTGCGTCATTTTTGCGGCTTTCTGTTTCTCCAAAAAACGCCACTATAAAGATAATATGCCCAATATCCTATAGACCAACCTACAAGTTCACATTTAACCTTACACCCGAGACAAGGGGAATAATATTGCCAACTAGCTACCACTGCCTTGTTACTGCCATTAAAGATGGTTACGTTCCCCAATCAAAGAAGATATGGACTTTTGGTGCTATTAACTTAACATTCAACCTTAGGCCCGAGCCCGCTACTCTGGTAATATCAAGCAACCCATCAGCAAGGGTGCTGATAAATGGGAAGATGTACAATATAACCCCCCTAACTGTTACCCTTAATCCCGGAAATTACAGTGTAGTCCTGTCACGGGAGGGCTACCAGAACTACTCCATGAACATAACCCTCGATCCTGGAGAGACCAGAAAACTGGACATCACTCTCACCCCGGTGACGCCATCCACAACAAGCTCGATGAATACATCTTCATCCGTTACTCATGACAAAACCTCAAGCGCCCCAGCTCAAAACATGGGTACACAACCGTTAAACGAGAAAAGAAACATATGTGGGCCTGCCTTTATAGGAATACTGGCCCTCCTAGTGCTGATGGTTGGGAAGAGAGAAACCTAG
- a CDS encoding S-layer protein produces the protein MKKFAGALAVLLSFLMLSTAGAVTFNSANTVIVLPTTKVVSNVPLHINEDAIAGSRLGAFLVLKGIVTNPHYQTVEVPVEYHSILIKDENQSYVLTSRDMPDLGLPLGSRPIGKTIVLRVNFDRVRYNSTKHMAEFMDRSVEIVFNENTTPLNIGGNYRVVYNTVNGTDYMYFYSYQSGDGNMSSIGDTITFGSWSIHFIDININQSSALVEVSYPSGVLKLKPMLKGKYYLMYLDAKGNEDYEEYDTYPSVRINELLKNGVVQMVVFTPTSFFIGVNEIKSVIYSYWFYEKEREYHDGEVYSGQWVWDIDPQDNLYVLYLHVKANTTFEPVFIGSGARLEIPIQSWGLSIVPVFNRTKNGGVIVGVLGYRFVRTVMLKKRVKVDVPTVVATNDVNSFIINDTALQKLPSDKNVIIIGGWVSNKAWKLLEGVYGSAKINELKNELESKGYIVAELPNPYNASYKVVILAGKTYRETAKAVEEFMEGI, from the coding sequence ATGAAAAAGTTTGCCGGGGCACTGGCCGTTCTCCTTTCGTTTCTGATGCTCTCCACTGCCGGCGCCGTTACCTTCAACTCCGCCAACACGGTGATAGTGCTACCCACAACCAAGGTCGTCAGCAACGTTCCGCTCCACATCAACGAGGACGCAATAGCGGGTTCGAGGCTCGGGGCCTTCCTCGTCCTCAAGGGAATCGTCACGAACCCCCACTATCAGACGGTAGAGGTTCCAGTTGAATACCACAGCATCCTCATCAAGGACGAGAACCAGAGCTACGTTCTGACTTCCAGGGACATGCCGGATCTCGGACTGCCCCTTGGGAGCCGGCCCATTGGAAAGACAATCGTTCTGAGGGTCAACTTCGACAGGGTGAGGTACAACTCCACGAAGCACATGGCCGAGTTCATGGACAGAAGCGTTGAGATAGTCTTCAACGAGAACACCACCCCCCTCAACATTGGGGGCAACTACAGGGTCGTCTACAACACCGTCAACGGGACAGATTACATGTACTTCTATTCCTATCAGTCCGGCGACGGGAACATGAGCTCCATAGGTGACACGATAACTTTTGGTAGCTGGAGCATACACTTCATAGACATAAACATCAACCAGAGTAGCGCCCTTGTCGAGGTCAGCTATCCGAGCGGTGTGCTCAAGCTCAAGCCCATGCTCAAGGGCAAGTACTACCTGATGTACCTCGACGCCAAGGGCAACGAGGATTACGAGGAATACGACACCTATCCGAGCGTCAGGATTAACGAGCTCCTCAAGAACGGAGTCGTCCAGATGGTCGTCTTTACCCCAACGAGCTTCTTCATAGGCGTCAACGAGATAAAGTCCGTCATCTACAGCTACTGGTTCTACGAGAAGGAGAGGGAGTACCACGACGGTGAGGTCTACAGCGGGCAGTGGGTGTGGGACATAGACCCGCAGGACAACCTCTACGTGCTGTACCTCCACGTGAAGGCCAACACTACCTTTGAGCCGGTGTTCATAGGTTCGGGCGCGCGCCTTGAAATACCTATACAGTCCTGGGGCCTCTCTATAGTCCCGGTCTTCAACAGGACGAAGAACGGTGGCGTCATAGTTGGCGTCCTCGGCTACCGCTTCGTCAGAACAGTTATGCTCAAGAAGAGGGTGAAAGTCGACGTCCCAACGGTCGTGGCTACAAACGACGTCAACAGTTTCATAATCAACGATACGGCCCTTCAGAAGCTCCCAAGCGACAAGAATGTCATAATCATCGGTGGTTGGGTCAGCAACAAGGCCTGGAAACTTTTAGAGGGAGTTTACGGCTCGGCAAAGATAAACGAGCTGAAGAACGAGCTTGAGAGCAAGGGCTACATAGTGGCTGAGCTCCCGAACCCCTACAACGCCAGCTACAAGGTCGTAATACTGGCCGGTAAGACCTACCGCGAGACGGCTAAGGCCGTAGAAGAGTTCATGGAGGGCATTTGA
- a CDS encoding MFS transporter, with translation MSERKVLGVSWTVFILGIVSFLNDMSSEMINPVIPSYLTDVLRTGELLSGSVMGAIESMSSLFKVIFGYFSDRFRKRKAFVLAGYTLSTLAKGSLAFTRHWWDFLTIRALDRIGKGIRTAPRDALIAESSEKGKSGKSFGFHRMMDTLGAVAGPLVAIALIELLKELPKGTMYRYLFLLSAVPGLLSLFVIVLFIRERGGNAKKKISGISTLRSRELQLFLAAAAVGALGRYSYAFTLWKAEELGLTVVQGIAFYALFNLIYALSAYPLGVVSDSFGKKRLITIGFLVASLASLAFAYAHDIHTLLLAFVLYGVYIAIEDTVPRAYMADIAKGYEKGTVIGAYHTVFGVFVFPASVIAGYLWQARSLEWAFLYSALVNLLAFVMMLFIRGEK, from the coding sequence ATGTCCGAGCGCAAAGTCCTCGGAGTAAGCTGGACGGTCTTCATCCTCGGTATAGTCAGCTTCCTCAACGACATGAGCAGTGAGATGATAAACCCGGTCATCCCCAGCTACCTCACCGACGTCCTCAGAACCGGGGAACTGCTCAGTGGCTCGGTCATGGGCGCGATAGAGAGCATGAGCTCCCTCTTTAAAGTCATCTTTGGCTACTTCAGCGACCGCTTTAGGAAGAGGAAGGCCTTTGTTCTGGCAGGCTACACTCTATCAACCCTTGCTAAAGGCTCGCTGGCCTTTACAAGGCACTGGTGGGATTTTCTAACCATTAGGGCGCTCGATAGGATTGGCAAAGGCATAAGGACAGCACCGAGGGATGCACTCATAGCCGAGTCGAGCGAGAAGGGAAAGAGCGGTAAATCCTTCGGCTTCCACAGAATGATGGACACCCTTGGGGCAGTTGCGGGTCCTCTCGTTGCCATAGCCCTCATAGAGCTCCTCAAGGAACTGCCCAAGGGGACGATGTACCGCTACCTCTTCCTCCTCTCGGCGGTGCCGGGACTTCTCTCGCTGTTCGTGATAGTCCTCTTTATCAGGGAGAGGGGAGGAAATGCCAAGAAGAAAATCAGCGGGATTTCAACCCTGAGGAGCAGGGAGCTGCAGCTCTTTTTGGCGGCCGCCGCGGTTGGTGCCCTCGGGAGGTACAGCTACGCCTTCACGCTCTGGAAGGCAGAGGAGCTCGGCCTTACTGTGGTGCAGGGCATAGCCTTCTACGCCCTCTTCAACCTCATCTACGCACTCTCCGCCTATCCCCTCGGCGTCGTCTCTGACAGCTTCGGCAAGAAGAGGCTCATAACCATTGGCTTTCTCGTTGCCTCTCTGGCCTCTCTGGCGTTCGCCTACGCCCACGACATACACACACTCCTCCTGGCCTTCGTCCTCTACGGAGTTTACATAGCCATAGAGGACACCGTCCCGAGGGCATACATGGCCGATATTGCAAAGGGCTACGAGAAGGGGACGGTAATCGGGGCCTATCACACGGTCTTCGGCGTTTTCGTCTTTCCTGCCTCGGTCATAGCCGGCTACCTCTGGCAGGCCCGCTCCCTGGAATGGGCCTTCCTATACTCCGCCCTGGTGAACCTCCTCGCTTTTGTCATGATGCTCTTTATTCGGGGTGAAAAATGA
- a CDS encoding DHH family phosphoesterase → MVVKECPECHGTGKVKVGEKECPVCEGWGYVPADFKIGDKLKGYRNLDHLGVEDEVDEIPCPECHGKGTVPVYDTCPTCGGTGKVLACDICGKIKGPWEPGMETTWVCPDCLRKYKVVFILDKTCDYEDVEIGSLYKGTIDRVERFGVFVKLNPHVVGLIKRKDLLGGRDYVPGQEIVVQVLDVRPDKREVDLIESALRHYKTVVVKKELPVTLIKDLNKDMAGKTVRIQGKVTQIQVTGGPTVFTITDGTGITWAAAFEAPGVRAYPNINVGDIVEIIGKIAFHSGEIQIEVSDMARLWGPDAARVKQQIEAELDKRAQPKDVGFLVESEVLEKLKPKIMKAAFMIRRAIFEGRPILLRHHADTDGYTSGLALEYAIVPLIEQVSPDPQARWKLFKRRPSRAPFYELEDVLKDIIFMVEDHEKFGDPLPLVVIVDNGGTSEDIPAYKRIRAYGVPIVVIDHHDPREWVSEGKAKVDEYVDVHVNPHHVKRGYYELTAGMLATEVARFINPEVEDRIKHLPAIAGTGDRSKAPEFYQYLEIAKKAKGLTEEDLKKIAEVIDHEAYFWKFMDGHGIIDEILLLTGNLQRHRELINAIYPEVKEKQEKALKASLPHVKSVVLPNGIRFNTIDVELFAPKFSYPSPGKLSGLIHDHFKEKYGEDSPILTLAYGPDFAVVRASDGMAAYNFDLNEIIPRLQEKLPSAGIEGGGHSYAGSIKFFEGMRKEVLEEFAKQVVRLKRA, encoded by the coding sequence ATGGTGGTAAAGGAGTGTCCCGAGTGTCATGGAACCGGAAAGGTAAAGGTGGGTGAGAAGGAGTGCCCCGTTTGCGAGGGATGGGGCTACGTTCCCGCTGACTTCAAGATAGGTGACAAGCTGAAGGGCTACCGTAACCTTGACCACCTCGGAGTCGAGGACGAGGTTGACGAGATACCCTGTCCAGAATGCCACGGAAAGGGAACTGTCCCGGTTTACGACACCTGCCCAACGTGTGGCGGAACCGGAAAAGTTCTCGCCTGCGACATCTGCGGTAAAATCAAGGGCCCCTGGGAGCCGGGTATGGAGACCACGTGGGTCTGCCCCGACTGTCTGAGGAAGTACAAGGTGGTCTTCATACTCGACAAGACCTGCGACTACGAGGACGTTGAGATAGGGAGCCTTTACAAGGGCACGATAGACAGGGTGGAGCGCTTTGGCGTTTTTGTCAAGCTCAACCCGCACGTGGTTGGTTTAATCAAGAGGAAAGACCTTCTCGGTGGCAGGGACTACGTTCCCGGGCAGGAGATAGTAGTTCAGGTTCTCGACGTGAGGCCGGACAAGAGGGAGGTTGACCTCATCGAATCGGCCCTCAGGCACTACAAGACCGTCGTGGTTAAGAAGGAACTCCCGGTGACGCTCATCAAAGACCTCAACAAGGACATGGCGGGCAAAACGGTAAGGATACAGGGGAAGGTGACGCAGATACAGGTTACCGGCGGTCCAACAGTCTTCACAATAACAGACGGAACCGGAATAACCTGGGCCGCTGCCTTTGAGGCACCGGGAGTGAGGGCTTATCCGAACATAAACGTCGGCGACATCGTGGAGATAATAGGCAAGATAGCCTTCCACTCGGGCGAGATACAGATAGAGGTCAGCGACATGGCGAGGCTCTGGGGACCGGATGCAGCGAGGGTTAAACAGCAGATAGAGGCCGAGCTGGACAAGCGTGCCCAGCCCAAAGACGTTGGCTTCCTCGTTGAGAGCGAGGTTTTAGAGAAGCTCAAACCCAAGATTATGAAGGCCGCGTTCATGATAAGGAGGGCAATCTTCGAGGGAAGGCCCATCCTACTACGGCACCACGCCGATACCGACGGCTACACCTCCGGTTTGGCTCTTGAGTACGCTATAGTCCCGCTCATCGAGCAGGTTTCGCCCGATCCACAGGCAAGATGGAAGCTCTTCAAGCGCAGACCTAGCAGGGCACCCTTCTACGAGCTTGAGGATGTTCTCAAGGACATTATCTTCATGGTCGAGGACCACGAGAAGTTCGGTGATCCCCTCCCGCTGGTTGTCATAGTTGACAACGGCGGAACCAGCGAGGACATTCCGGCTTACAAGCGCATAAGGGCCTACGGAGTTCCTATCGTCGTCATAGACCACCACGATCCGCGCGAGTGGGTGAGCGAAGGTAAAGCCAAGGTCGATGAATACGTTGACGTCCACGTCAATCCCCACCACGTGAAGAGAGGTTACTACGAACTTACCGCTGGAATGCTGGCAACCGAAGTGGCAAGGTTCATCAACCCCGAGGTGGAGGACAGGATAAAGCACCTGCCGGCAATAGCCGGAACCGGCGACAGGAGTAAGGCTCCAGAGTTCTACCAGTACCTCGAGATAGCCAAGAAGGCCAAAGGCTTAACAGAGGAGGATTTGAAGAAGATAGCCGAAGTAATAGACCACGAGGCCTACTTCTGGAAGTTCATGGACGGGCACGGAATCATCGACGAGATTCTCCTCCTCACCGGCAACCTCCAGAGGCACCGCGAGCTGATAAATGCCATCTACCCCGAGGTTAAAGAGAAGCAGGAGAAGGCCCTCAAAGCTTCTCTGCCGCACGTCAAGAGCGTCGTCCTTCCGAACGGCATAAGGTTCAACACGATAGACGTGGAACTCTTCGCGCCTAAGTTCAGCTATCCATCGCCGGGCAAGTTAAGCGGACTCATCCACGACCACTTCAAGGAGAAGTACGGCGAGGACAGTCCAATCCTGACGCTCGCCTACGGCCCGGACTTCGCCGTTGTGAGGGCCAGCGACGGAATGGCCGCTTACAACTTCGACCTCAACGAGATAATCCCAAGGCTCCAGGAGAAGCTCCCGAGTGCGGGAATAGAGGGCGGCGGCCACAGCTACGCGGGCTCTATTAAATTCTTCGAGGGCATGCGCAAGGAGGTCTTAGAGGAGTTCGCGAAGCAGGTGGTCAGGCTGAAAAGGGCCTAA
- a CDS encoding DUF2240 family protein, translating into MHPLEEAVKVKGSPEFTRSELIGILSFRLRKMSPSEAKKAIAEWIEEGLLEEREGRLIVKAEALEREESGERLLGEMVSHIARSLGWSELEVVEGIKTLKKRYGDLDERILAYLFGMEKGVDMSKFRERLEV; encoded by the coding sequence ATGCATCCGCTTGAGGAGGCTGTTAAGGTTAAAGGCTCTCCGGAGTTCACGAGGAGCGAGCTGATAGGAATACTCTCCTTCAGGCTCAGGAAGATGTCCCCCTCGGAGGCGAAGAAGGCCATTGCGGAGTGGATAGAGGAGGGCCTCCTGGAGGAGAGGGAGGGCAGGCTCATCGTAAAGGCTGAGGCCCTTGAGAGGGAGGAGAGCGGTGAGAGGCTCCTAGGGGAGATGGTTTCCCACATAGCCCGCTCGCTGGGGTGGAGCGAGCTGGAGGTCGTCGAGGGAATAAAGACCCTGAAGAAACGATACGGCGACCTCGACGAGAGGATACTGGCATACCTCTTCGGAATGGAGAAGGGGGTTGACATGTCGAAGTTCAGGGAGAGGCTTGAGGTATAA
- a CDS encoding PaaI family thioesterase, whose product MEQRTHRLASERLVGRPLKIGEGYAEVELLTTEEMAVDEYGLVHGGFTFGLADYAAMLAVNEPTVVLGKAEVRFLKPVKAGELLTARAEVREDLGRKKVVWAEVFNERDEKVFEGAFHCYVLEKHVLER is encoded by the coding sequence GTGGAGCAGAGAACCCACAGGCTTGCCTCCGAGAGGCTCGTCGGAAGGCCCTTGAAGATTGGGGAAGGCTACGCCGAGGTCGAGCTTCTGACAACGGAGGAGATGGCCGTCGACGAGTACGGCCTCGTCCACGGGGGGTTTACCTTTGGCTTAGCCGACTACGCCGCGATGCTGGCGGTAAACGAGCCTACCGTCGTCCTTGGAAAGGCCGAGGTGAGGTTTCTGAAGCCCGTAAAGGCAGGTGAACTGCTCACCGCTAGGGCAGAAGTAAGGGAAGACCTCGGGAGAAAGAAGGTGGTGTGGGCGGAAGTTTTTAATGAAAGGGACGAAAAGGTCTTCGAGGGAGCCTTCCACTGCTACGTCCTCGAAAAGCACGTCCTGGAGCGTTAG